Proteins from a genomic interval of Desulfofustis limnaeus:
- a CDS encoding permease — MKERTKALLLVLLFGVAYYVPWDHPLLRRSGLEAFMMLQEYAREHVLTCLIPAFFIAGAIAVFVSQVAVLKYFGAQANKILSYSVASVSGSVLAVCSCTVLPLFAGIYTRGAGIGPATAFLYSGPAINVLAITLTAKILGWQMGLARAVGAVVFAVVTGLLMAFIFRADDGARAVGPVYLPEPTGEQRTLAQDALYLLTMVLILVFAAWARPDPASTGLWPTVFAAKWYITGALLVVLGVMIKAWFSGEERRAWVESTWGFVKQISPLLAAGVLVAGFLLGRPGHPALIPEQWIRELVGGNSVSANLIASVAGALMYFATLTEVPILQGLLGAGMGEGPALALLLAGPALSLPNMLVIGSIMGMKKTATFCVIIVIMSTLAGMIYGRFFV; from the coding sequence ATGAAAGAACGAACGAAAGCGCTCCTGCTGGTGCTCCTGTTTGGTGTCGCCTATTACGTGCCGTGGGACCATCCCCTGCTCCGCCGCTCGGGATTGGAGGCCTTCATGATGCTTCAGGAATATGCCCGGGAGCATGTGCTGACCTGTCTCATCCCCGCTTTTTTTATCGCCGGGGCGATTGCCGTCTTCGTCTCGCAGGTCGCGGTGCTCAAATATTTCGGGGCGCAGGCCAACAAGATCCTCTCCTATTCGGTGGCGTCGGTGTCCGGGAGTGTTCTGGCCGTCTGCTCCTGTACGGTGTTGCCGCTTTTTGCCGGTATTTACACGAGGGGAGCGGGGATTGGCCCGGCGACCGCTTTTCTCTATTCCGGCCCGGCCATCAACGTACTGGCCATCACCCTCACCGCAAAAATCCTCGGTTGGCAGATGGGTCTGGCCCGCGCTGTCGGAGCGGTCGTATTCGCCGTGGTGACCGGGCTGCTGATGGCCTTTATCTTTCGCGCCGATGATGGCGCCCGCGCCGTCGGTCCGGTCTATCTGCCGGAACCGACGGGGGAGCAACGGACGCTGGCGCAGGATGCGCTCTATCTCTTGACCATGGTCCTGATCCTGGTCTTTGCCGCCTGGGCCAGACCGGATCCCGCCTCGACCGGTCTGTGGCCGACTGTCTTTGCCGCCAAATGGTATATCACCGGTGCTCTGCTGGTCGTGCTCGGGGTGATGATCAAGGCTTGGTTCAGCGGGGAAGAGCGTCGTGCCTGGGTGGAATCGACCTGGGGTTTTGTCAAACAGATCTCGCCGTTGCTTGCCGCCGGGGTCCTTGTCGCCGGGTTTCTGCTAGGTCGGCCCGGTCATCCCGCCTTGATTCCCGAGCAGTGGATCCGGGAGCTGGTCGGGGGGAATTCCGTCAGTGCTAATCTGATTGCCTCGGTGGCCGGGGCGCTGATGTACTTCGCCACCTTGACCGAGGTCCCGATTCTGCAAGGGTTGCTGGGAGCGGGCATGGGTGAGGGACCGGCCCTGGCTCTGCTGCTGGCCGGCCCGGCCTTGTCACTGCCCAACATGCTGGTCATCGGCAGCATTATGGGCATGAAAAAAACGGCAACCTTTTGCGTCATCATTGTGATCATGTCGACCCTCGCCGGTATGATCTACGGAAGATTCTTTGTGTAA
- a CDS encoding ArsR/SmtB family transcription factor encodes MREFIKVMKALSDPNRVKIVKLLQHRVLCVCEIQALLGLAQSTASKHLKVLEEAGLVDAVKEGQWVNYRPATGTRSVYATALLVHLRQWLDDDDAFLALLHRLPTVQREDIRGSCGSAAPVTQKNMLNPDIPDFHSTRR; translated from the coding sequence ATGAGAGAATTCATCAAGGTCATGAAGGCCCTGTCCGATCCGAATCGGGTCAAAATCGTCAAACTGCTCCAGCATCGGGTGCTGTGCGTGTGCGAGATCCAGGCGCTCCTCGGCTTGGCACAATCAACCGCCAGCAAGCATCTCAAAGTCCTGGAGGAGGCGGGTTTGGTCGACGCGGTCAAGGAAGGACAATGGGTCAACTACCGTCCGGCGACCGGGACCAGAAGCGTCTATGCCACCGCCCTGCTCGTTCATCTGCGGCAGTGGCTCGACGATGACGACGCCTTCCTGGCGCTGCTGCACCGTTTGCCGACGGTGCAGCGAGAAGATATCCGCGGCAGTTGCGGGTCAGCTGCCCCGGTAACCCAAAAGAATATGCTCAACCCGGATATACCTGATTTTCATAGCACACGAAGATGA
- a CDS encoding thioredoxin family protein, whose translation MDDYTKIRVGGQQVGVVGLTAVLQELAEGSEAHPLDQVGSLIRQRLAGQNYFAATAEKLYDEAFQRAYRTFVGLPGEPETGTVAQVMVLGAGCPRCEQLRDTVIRILNERGNPVDFEYRSDPLSLAEFGVLVPPALMVNGVVVVAGRIPSSRELQRLLPT comes from the coding sequence ATGGACGATTATACGAAAATCAGGGTCGGAGGACAGCAGGTGGGCGTCGTCGGGCTCACGGCTGTGCTGCAGGAACTGGCTGAGGGGAGTGAAGCCCATCCGTTGGATCAGGTCGGCAGCCTGATTCGACAACGCCTGGCCGGACAGAACTATTTTGCCGCGACGGCCGAAAAACTCTACGACGAGGCCTTCCAGCGGGCCTATCGCACCTTTGTCGGTCTGCCTGGAGAGCCGGAGACGGGTACAGTGGCGCAGGTTATGGTTTTGGGTGCCGGATGTCCGCGCTGTGAACAATTGCGTGACACGGTCATCCGGATATTGAACGAAAGGGGGAACCCGGTCGACTTCGAATACCGCTCGGACCCGCTGTCCCTCGCCGAGTTCGGGGTGCTCGTGCCGCCGGCGCTGATGGTGAACGGCGTGGTCGTGGTGGCCGGCCGCATCCCGTCTTCCCGTGAGTTGCAGCGGCTGCTGCCCACCTGA
- a CDS encoding radical SAM/SPASM family putative metalloenzyme maturase: MNTLTMHRDCPQIIYLEPTTRCNLHCRMCVKYAPGSRIHEQDLDPLLFDRLLPTLANAHKLIINGIGEPLLHPQLATFIANARRHLPTDSCVGLQSNGLLLDTHRAASLLAAGLSTICLSLDGLSEPPISVDGQEGHSLSAVDRAIGCLQEARQRIGTQLRIGLEIVIHQGNYQELPDMITWAAQRGVTFLLVSHLFHYTATQDDLFDPNPAPARALFQERCDRATARGLDMRDCLNVFNSFDRSADTLAKLAILNDICNDATQQGMHLHLAGLIERHHAFDPNQVEAILARSGELARLAGIDLDLPPLGAPAHRCCPFIENRAVCIAVDGRVMPCHFLWHGYACHVSGKAIQVRPRSFGTLRDRDLLSIWHDPDYRHFRQEAGAYQYAPCWSCPQGPCPDLVGGDSDYANDCYGSAVPCGHCQWSLGGIKCLS; the protein is encoded by the coding sequence ATGAACACCCTCACCATGCACAGGGATTGCCCACAGATCATCTACCTGGAGCCGACCACCCGCTGCAATCTGCACTGCCGGATGTGCGTCAAATATGCGCCGGGCAGCCGTATCCACGAACAGGACCTGGACCCGCTCCTGTTTGACCGGTTGCTCCCGACCCTGGCCAACGCTCACAAACTGATCATCAACGGCATCGGCGAACCGCTTCTCCACCCGCAGCTGGCAACCTTCATCGCCAACGCCCGCCGACACCTGCCAACGGACAGCTGCGTCGGTCTGCAGAGCAACGGCCTGCTGCTGGACACCCACCGCGCCGCCAGCTTGCTGGCTGCCGGGTTGTCCACAATCTGTCTTTCTCTAGATGGTCTGAGCGAACCGCCGATCAGTGTTGACGGTCAGGAAGGGCACAGCCTCAGCGCCGTCGACCGGGCCATCGGCTGCCTGCAGGAAGCCCGGCAACGAATCGGGACTCAGCTGCGCATCGGCCTGGAAATCGTCATCCATCAGGGCAATTACCAGGAGTTGCCGGACATGATCACCTGGGCGGCACAACGTGGGGTCACCTTCCTGCTGGTCTCGCACCTGTTTCATTATACCGCGACGCAAGACGATCTGTTCGACCCCAACCCGGCTCCCGCCCGCGCCCTCTTCCAAGAGCGCTGTGATCGGGCCACAGCCCGAGGCTTGGACATGCGCGACTGCCTCAACGTCTTCAACTCGTTCGATCGTTCTGCCGATACGCTAGCCAAGCTGGCTATTTTGAACGACATCTGCAACGACGCCACCCAACAAGGCATGCATTTGCACCTGGCCGGACTGATCGAACGCCACCATGCCTTCGATCCTAACCAGGTCGAGGCCATCTTGGCCCGGTCCGGGGAGCTGGCCCGTTTAGCCGGCATCGATCTGGACCTGCCGCCGCTGGGCGCCCCGGCCCACCGCTGTTGTCCATTCATCGAAAATCGAGCCGTCTGTATCGCCGTTGACGGCCGGGTGATGCCCTGCCACTTTCTCTGGCACGGCTACGCCTGCCACGTCTCGGGCAAAGCAATCCAGGTCCGGCCTCGCAGCTTCGGTACCCTGCGCGACCGGGATCTGCTTTCAATCTGGCATGATCCCGACTATCGGCACTTTCGGCAGGAAGCAGGGGCATACCAATACGCCCCCTGCTGGAGCTGCCCGCAGGGCCCGTGCCCCGATCTGGTGGGCGGCGACAGCGACTACGCCAACGACTGCTACGGCAGTGCCGTACCCTGCGGTCATTGTCAGTGGAGCCTGGGAGGCATCAAATGTCTGTCGTGA